CTCCCGATATCACCAGTATTGCCGATGTCACTTTTTCATCTCGATTCGAAACTGGTAAAGAACTTTTGGATCATCTCAAGAATGGCACCTCGCCCTACGAGATGGAGGAAAGCATGAACAATATCAATGCTAAGCTGGCGCAATTGCGAGAGCTTTCCAGCAATTGGATGAACGATGATAATGAAGCTCCAACCAGCATAAAAGAAAAAGACTCTTTTGTTGGAGACTCTTATGAAGGACTAGGTGATGAAGATAAAGAGCTTTTCTTGAAGTTGGAAGAAAAGAAAAACTCTATCCAAAAAAAGAAAGAAGAAAAAAAACCCGTAAAGAAAAAAATACAGAAAGTACCTGAAAAAAAACCGGTTAAACGGATTATTCCGAAAGAACCAGCTGCAAAAAAAACAAAACCAACCAAGCGTCCTATTCGCAAACTGATACGGACGAAACCGGCAGAATCTCAATCAACAAAAAAGAAAAAGTAGCTTGTTTATGCACATCCGTCCCGAGAAGATCAATGAACTTCAAAGACGGATGGAAAGCTTGGGAATCCGCAACGAAGATCTTACGGAAAAGTTTATTCTTGGCTCCGGAAAAGGAGGCCAAAAAGTCAACAAGACAGCCTCTTGCGTTTATCTCAAACATGAACCTTCAGGAATTGAGATCAAATGCCAGTTGGAACGTTCACGCGAATTAAATCGCTTCTATGCACGCCGGCTTCTCTGCGAAAAAATCGAAGAAAAGATCCTCAAGATCAAAACTGAAAAACAGAAAGAGATCGAAAAAATCAAACGTCAGAAAAAGCGGCGATCTAGAAGGCAGCAACAAAAAATACTCGAAGAGAAACGGCATCAATCTGAAAAAAAAAAGTTACGGCAAAAGCCCGAATCCGAGTATACCGATCATTATTGAAAAATGTATCTAGCTCACGCATGACCCGCAATGCAGTTTTGGCCTTCCCATTTTAGCTTCGTATTCCTCATGAGAAACATACGCGACATACCCAATATATCCGATCAATGGCAACGCTCCTGCAATGTTAAAAAATGCAAGGCCAACAGAGTCAAAGGCAACACCGGAAACTAATTGGATCATCGAAATTTTCGAGATCCAATACGCACCCGCCCCGATACAAGAGGGAAGAGCGAATCGAAAACAGCAAAAACGTTCAACTGCAGCCCGATAAAGAACTGAAGCTGCTACCATCGTTACGCAAGTTGTGGCAAACGAAAGCGGCGACACCGTCATCAACCCGTACATTGCAGCAGCTCGAAAGAAATGGCAAGCGACTAAGGCTATTTTATACACAACCGGATGCTTATCTAAAAACGACGAGATTAAGCAGCAATTTTGCTCTACGAAACGATTGATTGATTTAGAAAATCCAGTGATCCCTTGCATGTGATTTTTCTCCTTAATCAGATAGATTCACGACTACTTTGCAAATTTTTCTTATTTTTGACTATATATAATTCCAGTATCTACTTAAGGACGAATTCATGAAAAAAATATTTGAAGAATTTAAAACTTTTGCCATTCGAGGAAATGCGATCGATATGGCAATAGGTATCATTATCGGTGCTGCTTTTAGCCAAGTCGTCAATTCGCTTGTCAATGATATGATCATGCCTCCGATCGGTTGGCTAGTCGGCGGAGTGGATTTTAGCGATCTATCGGTGACGATCAAACAGGCGTCTGGAAATCAAGAAGCCGTCAATGTGAATTATGGAGCTTTTCTGAATACGCTGATTAATTTCACTATTGTTGCTATCGCCACATTTGCAATTGTCAAAACAGTCAATAAGCTCACCAAACATAAAGAAAAAGAGACGACAACGAAAGAGTGTCCCGAATGCAAGCTATCCATCCCCAAAAAAGCAAAAAGATGCGGTCATTGCACGACAAAACTGGAATAACATAGGGCAAAATCTTCCATCAGCTCCTCTAGCGCGTCAACAGCTTCCAAAGCGACAGGATTATAAAGGGAAACACGGATTCCACCAGCTTCGCTATGCCCTTTAATCCCGATAATTTTACGCTTTAAAGCCTCTTCAACAAACTTCTGTTCTAAGCCTCCTTGAATAAAAAAACAGGCGTTCATTTCAGACCGGTCTTCCGGATTGACTCTGCTGAGATAGATTTCATGCCGATCCACTGCAGCATAGACTCTTTTTGCTTTTTCCGCATTGATCTTCATCAAGCCTTCCACCCCCCCTTTCTCCTTCATCCATCTGAGGACCAATAACATCATGTAAATGCCGAAAACCGGAGCTGTATTGTAGACTGTATTTCGATTGAGATGCGTACGATACTGCAGAAGAGTTCCCACATGCTCGGGACACCTTTCCGCTAGATCACGACGTACAATCACAAGCGTAACGCCGGCAATTCCTACGTTTTTTTGCGCACTGGCAAAAATCACGCCGAATTTAGAAAAATCCAAAGGTTTTGAAAAAATATCCGATGTCATATCTGCAACAATCGGAACGTTTCCCGTGTCCGGAAAAGTATGCCACTGCGTCCCGTAAATCGTGTTATTGGACGTCAGATACACATAAGGAGCATCAGGATTAAAGTTGTCTTGTGAAACTTTGGGAATCAAACAATGACCTGAATCTTCCGAGCTCGCAACAATTCTAACGGGGCTGACTCGCTTAATATCAGCAATCGCTTTTCCACTCCAATACCCTGTATGCAAGACATCAACGACTTTTCCTTCAATTGCCAGATTTAAGGGAGCCATAGAAAATTGCAATGTTGCTCCTCCCTGAAGCAAAAGCACTTCAAATGTATCAGGGATTTTTAGAAGCTTTCTGATTAAATCGCGCGCTTCAGCATAAATGTCTTCGAATAATTGTGTGCGATGCCCCATTTCAAGAATAGATAAACCGCTTGATTGGTAGTTAAGAAGCTGACGATGAGCTTCTTGAAGCACGGTGTCCGGTAAGGCTCCAGGCCCTGCGCTAAAATTGTACATTTTTTTATCCATGAAGCCACTCTAAAAATTTTTGCCGATCCACATTGCCCCCAGTAATCACGCAAACTACAGAACCACTCAACGGCCGTTTTTTCAGAAAACCGGCAAAAGAAACAGCTCCAGAGGGCTCCGCGACCAAGCCAAAAACGTTAAACAGTATTTTCATTGCTTCAATGATTTCTTGCTCCGATACCTTTACAGTTGAGTCGATATATTTCTTAAGTAAAGGCCAGTTATGCTTTCCTACACTGGGAGAAAGGAGTCCATCTGCAATGGTTTTTGTCGACGGCAAATGCAGACGCTCACCTTTTTCCAAAGAGGCTGTCAATCTAGCAGCCCCTTCGGGTTCGACTCCAATGACTTTTGTGTGCTGAGATATTTGTTTAATCACGCAAGAACACCCTGCCATGATCCCGCCGCCGCCAATCGGACCAAAAAAAAAGTGCGGTTTTTTCAGCTGATCGCACACCTCTAATGCTACAGACCCTTGTCCAGCAATCACATCAGGATCATCAAACGCATGGATCATGATCCTTTCCTTTTCACAAACAAGCTCGGCAACCTTCTCATCCCCTTCGGCATGCGTCGTTCCATGCAAAAAAACTTCGGCTCCCAAAGCTTCTGTTTTCTTAACTTTTAAGGCAGGCGCATGTTCCGGCATCACAACCGCAACAGGAAAACCTAGCCGATTTCCTGCATAAGCGATCCCTTGCGCAAAATTTCCGGATGAGCGCGCCACAATCCCAACGCCTGGCTGAATTTTTTGAAGAGCTGCATTGACAGCTCCGCGAGGCTTGTAGCTGCAGGTCCACTGAAAGTTCTCGCACTTTAGATAGAGGCCTGGAAATTCTAGGGATTGAATAAGCGGTGTTTCAATGATATAGGGAGCAATTCTCTCTCTAGCTTCCTTAAAAAGGCGAATATTCATAGATTAAAACTCCCGATCAATGTATTGTGTCAAATTAAAATAATGATCGGTATAAATGCAATATCGATAGAGAGCAACAATGAAAGAGATCAAAGTATCGTTTATCAACGAGCAAAAACTCCCCTTGGTCATCGAACCCAACTTCCCCAATCCTGCTTTCGAAGATCTGATAGAGATCATCAAAGAGCAAAACGCATTTCTCAAAGAAAACATGCTCAAATACGGAGGGTTGCTGTTCAGAGGATTCCCCGTTCACAAGCCTGAGGAGTTTTCAAACGTCGTCCGAGCCCTGGATACGGGAGAATTCGTCGACTATATTGGAGGAGGAGCACCGCGCGAAAAAGTAAAAGACAGTGTCTATACCTCCACTGAAGCTCCTCCCGCTATCAAAATCCATTTACATAACGAAATGAGCTTTGCCGACAACTACCCTAGTCATATTTTCTTTTTTTGCGAAACCCCTTCCAAACTGGGTGGAGAAACATTCATTGGCAACGCCAGGGAAATTTTGAAATCCTTGAGGCAGGAAACAAAAGAACGTTTTGAGAAAAAGAAGCTTAAATATGTCTCCCGCTATTATCATAAAAGCGCACTGATGGATCTCATCAACAAGTTTCAAAGAGGGCACAAAACATGGATAGATGTTTTTGAAACAGATCAAAAAGAAGAGGTCGAAAAGCGGTGTAGAGAAAACAATATCGGATGCAAATGGAATGTCAATGATTGGCTAGAGATTAGCCGCCTACGCCCTGCATTTCTAGAACACCCGAAAACCAAAGAAAAAGTTTGGTTCAATCAAGTTCATCTCTTCGACTACAATCCCCGTTTCATCGGATGGTGGCGTTATCTTGCCATGCGTGCCTTTTACTGCCGAAAACATACGATGGTTGATGAAATCTTTTTTGCCGACGGCCAAAAAATTCCAAGAGAGGATATCTACCACATTCACGACATCCTCGACAAGCATTCCATCTATTTCCCTTGGCAAAAAGGGGACGTGATGGCGTTGGACAACCTTTTAACCATGCATGGCCGCGCTCCTTTTAAAGGGAAGAGAAAAATCCTGACGGCAATGACGCGTTGATCAAACAGAGCTTTCTACAAATAGATCGATCTGAAGTTCTTGTCCTGGAGCTTGTGCGTATTGATCGAATTCCGTTATCCCGTGCTCTATCAACACTTCTTCGTCTAAAAAACAATTCCCTGTGACGACTTTGCTCTCTTGGGTAACGATATGATAAGCGGCATCAGCCATAATCGATGGTTTGCGGCTCTTATCCATTAGAAAGGGGAAAAAGGCTTTAATTGCCTGGGTAGCGATTGTCGTTTTAGGCCATAGCGAATTGACGGCAACCCCCTGTTCTCGGAACTCTTCCGCCATTCCCAGAGTACACATCGTCATGCCATATTTAGACATCGTATAGGCTACGTGAGGTTTGAGCCATTTGGGATCATAGCTAAGCGGAGGAGAAAGATTAAGGATATGGGGATTTTCGCTTGTGATGAGATGCGGTAAACAGAGTTTAGAGCAAAGGAATGTAGCACGCATGTTGCAAGAGACCATCAGATCGAATTTTTTCATCGGAGTATCCAGAGTTGCTGTAGGAAAGATGGCTGAAGCATTATTAATCAGGATATCGATGCCGCCAAAAGACTCTAAAGCCTGTTCTACAGCGCTTTTCACTTGATCTTCATTGCGAATATCCACCTGAACTGCTAACGCTTTTCCACCCCGCTTCTCAATCTCTTCAGCAACTGTATGAATGGTTCCGGGAAGTGTTGGATGCGGCTTGCTGGTTTTTGCCGCAACAACGACATTTGCCCCATCCTCGGCGCAACGCAAAGCAATCGCCTCTCCGATTCCTCGACTGGCCCCTGTAATTAATACTGTACGACCCTTTAAAGACATACAAAACATCTCCTTGTTTATTCAACATAATGAAGAAAAAAAAGATTTACGACAAATCAAGAATGTGATATTATTTAATAAATATTTTCTTTTTATATTTATCGGTTAAAAAAATGTCTCTTGAAGTTCGAGACGGCAGCGTCAAAACTCTCCTGACGATTTCGCTGCCTCTGATCTTATCCTTTTTATCCATGCTTGGAATGCTGACTGTGGATCGGCTTTTTCTCGCCCGTTACTCAACAGACGCTTTAAGTGCAGCAGTCAGCGGCGGAATGACTGCCTGGGCCTTGACATTCGGCGGACAAACATTGACAAATGTCTCCGGAATTTTCGCAGCACAATACAATGGTTCCAAGCAGTATTTGATGATGGGGAAACCTGTTTGGCAAATGATCTGGCTTAGCCTGTTCTTCATCATCCCTTTCGGAGCCGCAGCCATCTGGTTTGCTCCATGGGCATTCGCAGGCTCCCCTATTGAAACAGAGCAGGTGCTCTACTACCGCCTAACCATGGCGATCAGCCCTTTTATGTGCTTGCTTGGAGGATTAAATGGATTTTTCATCGGACAAGGCAAAACATCGATCATCACCTGGCTCACTCTGCTTGGAAACCTAATTAATCTTATCCTTGATCCTATTTTGATTTTCGGATACGGCCCGGTTCCAAGCATGGGAATCATGGGGGCTTGTCTTGCAACCGGCATAGGCTTGATCTGCCAGAACGGAGTGATGCTTTATCTGTTCTTGAAAAGGGAAAATAGAGAAACGTTTGGAACAAATGAGTGGATACCAGACCTTAGAGCCGTTTGGGAAATGGTCAAGATTGGAGGCCCCGAAGCTCTGGCGGCAATTTTAGAACTCGGCGCTTGGGCAGCACTCTACCTGCTTCTCAACGATTTGGGCGCTGTCCACATCCTTGTGACAAGCGTTGGGCAAAGCATTTTGATGTCGATGTTTTTCTTCGGAATCGGTTTGGAACAAGGAATTTCCAGCGTGAGCGGGAACCTGATCGGCTTGGGCCGCAAAGGCGAAGTGATGACAGCCTTCCTCTCCGGATGCAAGATTGTTGCCGTTTTTGGGATCAGCCTAATGGCTTTCCTTTGGCTCGGCAGCGAGTGGATTGTCGATCTTTTCCTCCAAGATCCGGAGCGCCTGGAAGGAGCTGAACGTTTATCCTCGCTGACTTCTGAAGAACTGGCTATAGCACGCAATTACGTGATAAAAAGCAGCCTAGTCATTGGAGCTTACATCATCATTGAAAATATCCGCTGCCTGCTGTATGGAATCCTCCGCTCCGCTGGCGATACGTTCTTTATCCTTGTCACCAGCATCGCAACAACCTGGCTGCTGCTTCTGGCACCCACCTATTTATTGATGACACTTTGGAAAATGCCTGTTGACACTTCATTTTGGATTTGGCTGACTTTTGCGGCAGCATCAACCTCTATCTGCTACGCAAGATTTGCTCAAGGAAGCTGGGCAAAGAAGCAAACTATATCTCTTCTGAAAACGAGAGACGACGAAGCTTTAACTTTTTCTGACTCTCGCACAAATTTTTCTCATTAATGGAATAAACATCTTTCGATTGACAAATATGGACGCCGACAGCAAACGCGCTGATCCAGTACCACGACTTTTCACTCTCGATCCAGCCCAAAGGACCGTTGTAACATCCAATATCGGCATCCGATCCGCTCAAAAATCCAACGCCTTGTGAATAATTTTGGGCTTTTTTTAAATCAATAACAGAAGACATCTTGGAATCATACAGCCCTTCCGGCAATTTTCCGGCGTCTAAGTATTGAGGATATCCTTTCTCGTCGTCTTGAACCCAAAACATGATCTGCTTTGCCTGCCTATCCCAGTCAATAGGAAGCTGATCAATGAATGCCCTACACATATCCAGGGATTTCTGAGTGAATCCGCATAACGCTTCAATCTGACCTTCTTTCAACCAGCCCGCAACAGTTTGGACAAGGCTCGGATCTTTCCAATCCAACCTCTCTTGCAATCTCAGACGGTGCAAAAGCAACAAGCTGTCAACAAGCATCAATTTGGCCAATCCATTCATGAGCAAATAATGAACTTTTCCTTTCTTTAGCTTAAAAAGATCGAAAGACTCCAAAGTTGGATTCTTAACTACCTCAGACAGATGGGGCCCATCGCCTACATCCCTTGCACCCCATGCCCCTGCATTGGGATACTGCGTTTTTAAAAATGGAGTTTCTAAACGACCCGCCCCCCTGTTAATATTTGGAATAAGATTGGCAAGAGGTTGATACTTTCGGACTGATTCCTCATTATGAAAAAGTTCGACGAATGGAGGAAGTTGGCCAAGAGATAGTTGCAGCCCACTGTCGAAAAGAAATTTTTTGCGCGCCTCATTCCAGGTGGAATCATCCTTAATCTGGTGAAGGTAATGATAGTAGTGTTCTTCTACCTGTTGCACATACAATGCAGGCTGATCTTTTTCCACATCTACAGGGAATTCTTCAAAGGGCAGGCTCTTAGGGTTAGAAATGGAAATGGGAATCGGCAAGCGGCTTTTAAAACGTGAACACTCCCTAAAAATTTCAATCATTGCTTTTTCTCTGCAAAATTCCGAGATAGACTCCCCTGTGCGCAAAAATTTGCAGGCAAATATTTTATCAGAATCATTAGGTTGGAATAAAACCGTTCTGCCAAGCACCTTAATGATTTTTCCTTTTGTGAAATCAACAGATGTTGATTTCAAATCTCTCCAATCCGTTTCAGTCTCATAAACTTTCTTAACTTTCCGGGCCATGCCCTTTGAAAAATTCATGACAAGATTCTCTTCAAACTCACCTTCTTTTTTCATCAAATCCATCCCCAGTTGATGGAAATTATGGAAGGCTCCCCCCCAAGGCTGAATAGACAGAGTATCGGCTGAACCAAGATCCATTCCCTGAATCAATTCAGGATGTTCAAAAATATAGCACAAGATGCAATGAGTCTCTTTGAGAGATAAATCCGCATATAGCATATTCCAAGCCTTCTTATCCAAAGTTTCAGGAAACTCAAGTGCATAGACTAAAACAGATAACCAGGGATGATGCGGAATTTGTTTCAGAACTGTATCGTCAAGGCGATTAAAAATTGCGGGATGAGCAGCGAGAAACGCCCTTTGGGAAGGAGATTGCAAATCCAATTCCCACCTGGAAGGAAACTCGATCATTGCCTTGCTAGATAAAGATAAAGAAGAGCTTATCAATGACATACTCTTAAGTATAAGAGAAAGAAGTATTTAAATCGTTAAAAAAGAATTCCTTTCACAAGGATCGCCGTGACCGTCTTGTCGTTGCCTCCCATACTGACAAGCATGCCATATGGATGCTTTGGCTGGATCTGATGATCCGCATTTGAAGTCAGCTGAAGCGTCAAATCCACCATCTGTCTGACACCTGTTGCCCCGGTAGGATGGCCGAATCCTCCCAATCCTCCGGATAAATTCGTTGGGATGGCTCCTTCTTTTGAAGTGACGCCGTCCAGTACCAAATGCGACGCCTGGCCGGGCTGAGCAAATCCAAGAGCCTCCAACGCCAGCAAAGCTGTAATGGAAAAGCAATCGTGCAGCTCCAAAAGCCCTAGCTCATCTTTAGTTAAGCCTGCCCGTTCAAACGCTCTACGAGCGGCAATTGCTGTTGTTGACAGTACTGTCCAATCTTCCGGATCCCGAGTAATGTCATCCTCTACACCAGCCAAAGAGATAATTTCAACAGCATTTTCTTTTTTGATCCCGCATTTCGACAACCCCTCTTCAGAAAAAATCCCGATAGAAGAAGCTCCATCACTGACTTTGGAACAATCGGTTGGATTTAAATGCGGAACAAACCGTTTTGGATTAGGCGGCGTCAAACCAAGCGCAAAAAGATCTTCCACCTTATTGTCATACTCCTGTGCCTTGGGATTTTGACGGGCGTTTTTGATGCTCTGCTCGTACCATTTTGCCATTCCCCGACGCGTTTCCTCATAGCCGTACCTATCATAGTAAGCACCAGCTCTAGTTGCAAAGATCCCTGGAAAAAAATGCGCGTATCCCTTCTTGCGCTCTTTGGAGTAATAAGACGCCCCTGCCAGCACATCTGCTCCATACACCGCTTTCACAGAATTCTGCATTTCAAATCCCGCCACAAAAACAGCGTCAGCGGTGTCGGAGAGGATCGCATTCACCCCCATTGCAAGAGCACGCCCGCCCGAACCGCAAGCACCTTCAACTGCCGTGCACGGCTTTCCCCGCAATTCGGGAACCATGAATGGTAAAAATCCCGGCAGATTAGCTTGTCTGAGAAAACGCCCCGACATAAAACTGGCAATAAATCCTTCATCAAATAAAGGCTGCTCCATCTGATTGCACGTTCCCTGAGCCGTTTCTTGAAGATACTCTTCAAACGGACGCAACTTTTTAGGGTTGAATTCAGGACGTCCCGATCCCATAAATACAGTGGTATATGGCGCAGCAGCATAAACTTTTTTTCTCACTTATAGACCTCCTGAGGCAGGTGCTCATCATCAGGGCCATACAAATGATAAAACCCGTTCACGATCACAGTGTTGACATCATCAATCGAACGAGCAACGCCATCTGCGACTAACTTGCGCGCAATATCCCGCGACCTTAGCAAATGGGAAGAAGCGATCCGTGCTGCAAGGGTATCGAGCTCAAACAGGTTTCTGAGGTATCTTTTTAAAAGTTCTTCCCGGTTTTTCTCCTTTCCCATCACTTTCCAGGGAAGATGCCCTTTGGGCAGCTCGCCAATTAAATCATTGGGAAGATCTACGTACGCCTTTGCCTTCAAATCATAGATTTTTTCAATCGTGTGGCCGCGATACTGGAAAAAACCGTCTTTTTGCGATCCATCGGAATACTGGCCTCCTGTACAGCCGGCAGCAACCATTTGATCGATTAAACCACTATGAAACTCAATCTTAAGATAATGGGCCATGATCTGCATGACGCGGAAGAGAACATCAATGCCAACATAATCAAAGAGCTGGAAAATCCCCATGGGACGGATCAAAAGGTCGCGCGTCATCTGATCGATAAAACAAAGCGCCTCCACAAGCGTATAAGAAGACTCTAACTCAGAAACCTCTTTCAAAGCTTCATTGATCTCGCGTAGAAAATGACCATTTCCAATAAAACCTGCAACATCTTTGGAATACACAATAATTTTTCCCAGACGTTTTGCCAACTCATCGGCTAGCGCAGCGAACGATTCGCCATTTTCAGCCGCAGGAATGATCTCTAATAATTTCTGCACAGCCGGAGGATTATAAAAATGATAGCCGATCATGCGCCCCTTTAATCCGGAAGCCTCCGCTAATACCCCAATGGGCAAAGAAGAGGTATTGGTGAAAAAAAGCGCGCTTTCAGAAGCTGTTTTCTTAAGCTCGGAAAAGACGCGTGTTTTGACATCCATCTCTTCGACAATCGCCTCAAAGATAAGATGCGCGTTTTTTGCTTGAGCAATCTCCTCTTCAAAGCGTAAGCAGTCAATTGCCCCTTGAACAAACGCCTCAATCATCTCTTGATTGCTGACAAGCCGTTGGTCATTCTTATAGTACTCGCGCAAGTCGTTGATCTGCTTTTCGGCAAAACGGGTCATCTGCGCACGCAGATAGTTGCGCAACCCCGATAAACTCTTAACATTGGAATCAATGAGTGTCAACGTGTATGCGCCAGATCCCACCTGCCCTTCTTTAGAAGCTTCCAAACAGGCAATCTCGCGCAGCAGCAGCAAGGAAATGCCGCTCCCCATTTTCCCGCCAGCGCCAACGACAGCAACAGAAGTCAATTTTTCATTAAGCACTAGTACCCCTCATCGATTTTTCTAAAAATGCCTGCATCGCTTTTTCCCTTTCAGGAGTTTCAAAGCAAATGGCAAAATTTGACTTTTCCAAATCAAGCCCCTCATGAATCGAAAGGCCATCTTCCCGATTAATTGCATCTTTCGCTTGATAAATCGCTGTTTGGGAATGCCCGGCAATGCTGCCTGCGACCGCCAAACACTCGCTGATCAAAGACTCTTTGCTGCACACACAGTTGACCAGCCCAATTCGGTGCGCTTCATCAGCGCTGATCGCCTTGCCTGTTGCAATCATCTCTTTAGCTTGGCGAACCCCAACTGCACGAACGAGCCGCTGCGTCCCGCCAAATCCGGGGATAATTCCGAGCATCACCTCCGGCAGCCCCAACTTTGCCGAATCAGCAGCGTAGATAAAATCACAAGCCAATGCCATCTCCAGCCCTCCTCCTAGTGCAAATCCATTAATCGCAGCGATCGTGATAAAAGGGGCCTTCTCTAAAAGAAGAGAGACACGCTGTCCAAGAGAAATAAAGGAGAGGATCTGTTGCTTGTCAAACCCTTGCATTTCTTTGATATCTGCTCCAGCAATAAACGCTTTTTCACCGGCTCCAGTCACAATCATAGCAACCAACTCCAGCTTTTCGCTCTCCTCTTCCAAACAGTGTTCCAGCTCTTTTAAAAGCTCTAAATTCAATGCATTCAAAGCTTTAGGACGATTAATTTTCAAAAGTCCAACTCGATTCCGCTTTTCAAATTCCAAATATTTCATACACTACGTCATAGCACAACAAGATTAACCCTTGCAAGGAAACACTTGAATCGGAGATATCATATTAGTATGAAACTTAAACTTTGGGATGTCTTAGGCCAAGAATCTCCCTTGCAAATCGTCGGTGTGATCAATGCTTATGCTGCGATCATGGCAAAGGAGGTCGGTTTTCGAGCGCTCTATCTTTCAGGAGCAGGGGTTGCCAACATCTCTTATGGCATTCCCGATATTGGAAAAACAACACTGGAAAATGTTTTGGAAGATGCTTTGCGCATCACACAAGCAGTCGATCTGCCTCTGCTCGTCGATATTGACACCGGATGGGACAAGCCGGAAGAGACAATACGCGCAATGGAAGAGATTGGCGTGGCCGGCGTCCATATCGAAGATCA
This genomic window from Waddlia chondrophila WSU 86-1044 contains:
- a CDS encoding peptide chain release factor family protein — translated: MHIRPEKINELQRRMESLGIRNEDLTEKFILGSGKGGQKVNKTASCVYLKHEPSGIEIKCQLERSRELNRFYARRLLCEKIEEKILKIKTEKQKEIEKIKRQKKRRSRRQQQKILEEKRHQSEKKKLRQKPESEYTDHY
- the mscL gene encoding large-conductance mechanosensitive channel protein MscL, which translates into the protein MKKIFEEFKTFAIRGNAIDMAIGIIIGAAFSQVVNSLVNDMIMPPIGWLVGGVDFSDLSVTIKQASGNQEAVNVNYGAFLNTLINFTIVAIATFAIVKTVNKLTKHKEKETTTKECPECKLSIPKKAKRCGHCTTKLE
- the serC gene encoding 3-phosphoserine/phosphohydroxythreonine transaminase codes for the protein MYNFSAGPGALPDTVLQEAHRQLLNYQSSGLSILEMGHRTQLFEDIYAEARDLIRKLLKIPDTFEVLLLQGGATLQFSMAPLNLAIEGKVVDVLHTGYWSGKAIADIKRVSPVRIVASSEDSGHCLIPKVSQDNFNPDAPYVYLTSNNTIYGTQWHTFPDTGNVPIVADMTSDIFSKPLDFSKFGVIFASAQKNVGIAGVTLVIVRRDLAERCPEHVGTLLQYRTHLNRNTVYNTAPVFGIYMMLLVLRWMKEKGGVEGLMKINAEKAKRVYAAVDRHEIYLSRVNPEDRSEMNACFFIQGGLEQKFVEEALKRKIIGIKGHSEAGGIRVSLYNPVALEAVDALEELMEDFALCYSSFVVQ
- a CDS encoding threonine ammonia-lyase — translated: MNIRLFKEARERIAPYIIETPLIQSLEFPGLYLKCENFQWTCSYKPRGAVNAALQKIQPGVGIVARSSGNFAQGIAYAGNRLGFPVAVVMPEHAPALKVKKTEALGAEVFLHGTTHAEGDEKVAELVCEKERIMIHAFDDPDVIAGQGSVALEVCDQLKKPHFFFGPIGGGGIMAGCSCVIKQISQHTKVIGVEPEGAARLTASLEKGERLHLPSTKTIADGLLSPSVGKHNWPLLKKYIDSTVKVSEQEIIEAMKILFNVFGLVAEPSGAVSFAGFLKKRPLSGSVVCVITGGNVDRQKFLEWLHG
- a CDS encoding TauD/TfdA family dioxygenase yields the protein MKEIKVSFINEQKLPLVIEPNFPNPAFEDLIEIIKEQNAFLKENMLKYGGLLFRGFPVHKPEEFSNVVRALDTGEFVDYIGGGAPREKVKDSVYTSTEAPPAIKIHLHNEMSFADNYPSHIFFFCETPSKLGGETFIGNAREILKSLRQETKERFEKKKLKYVSRYYHKSALMDLINKFQRGHKTWIDVFETDQKEEVEKRCRENNIGCKWNVNDWLEISRLRPAFLEHPKTKEKVWFNQVHLFDYNPRFIGWWRYLAMRAFYCRKHTMVDEIFFADGQKIPREDIYHIHDILDKHSIYFPWQKGDVMALDNLLTMHGRAPFKGKRKILTAMTR
- a CDS encoding SDR family oxidoreductase, which gives rise to MSLKGRTVLITGASRGIGEAIALRCAEDGANVVVAAKTSKPHPTLPGTIHTVAEEIEKRGGKALAVQVDIRNEDQVKSAVEQALESFGGIDILINNASAIFPTATLDTPMKKFDLMVSCNMRATFLCSKLCLPHLITSENPHILNLSPPLSYDPKWLKPHVAYTMSKYGMTMCTLGMAEEFREQGVAVNSLWPKTTIATQAIKAFFPFLMDKSRKPSIMADAAYHIVTQESKVVTGNCFLDEEVLIEHGITEFDQYAQAPGQELQIDLFVESSV
- a CDS encoding MATE family efflux transporter, encoding MSLEVRDGSVKTLLTISLPLILSFLSMLGMLTVDRLFLARYSTDALSAAVSGGMTAWALTFGGQTLTNVSGIFAAQYNGSKQYLMMGKPVWQMIWLSLFFIIPFGAAAIWFAPWAFAGSPIETEQVLYYRLTMAISPFMCLLGGLNGFFIGQGKTSIITWLTLLGNLINLILDPILIFGYGPVPSMGIMGACLATGIGLICQNGVMLYLFLKRENRETFGTNEWIPDLRAVWEMVKIGGPEALAAILELGAWAALYLLLNDLGAVHILVTSVGQSILMSMFFFGIGLEQGISSVSGNLIGLGRKGEVMTAFLSGCKIVAVFGISLMAFLWLGSEWIVDLFLQDPERLEGAERLSSLTSEELAIARNYVIKSSLVIGAYIIIENIRCLLYGILRSAGDTFFILVTSIATTWLLLLAPTYLLMTLWKMPVDTSFWIWLTFAAASTSICYARFAQGSWAKKQTISLLKTRDDEALTFSDSRTNFSH
- a CDS encoding thiolase C-terminal domain-containing protein gives rise to the protein MRKKVYAAAPYTTVFMGSGRPEFNPKKLRPFEEYLQETAQGTCNQMEQPLFDEGFIASFMSGRFLRQANLPGFLPFMVPELRGKPCTAVEGACGSGGRALAMGVNAILSDTADAVFVAGFEMQNSVKAVYGADVLAGASYYSKERKKGYAHFFPGIFATRAGAYYDRYGYEETRRGMAKWYEQSIKNARQNPKAQEYDNKVEDLFALGLTPPNPKRFVPHLNPTDCSKVSDGASSIGIFSEEGLSKCGIKKENAVEIISLAGVEDDITRDPEDWTVLSTTAIAARRAFERAGLTKDELGLLELHDCFSITALLALEALGFAQPGQASHLVLDGVTSKEGAIPTNLSGGLGGFGHPTGATGVRQMVDLTLQLTSNADHQIQPKHPYGMLVSMGGNDKTVTAILVKGILF